From the Brassica napus cultivar Da-Ae chromosome A8, Da-Ae, whole genome shotgun sequence genome, one window contains:
- the LOC106418931 gene encoding uncharacterized protein LOC106418931 isoform X2: MKGRSHHEDWVDGSWTVDCVCGVNFDDGEEMVNCDDCGVWVHTRCSRYVKGEELFTCDKCKRKKNVDDEDIEETEVAQLLVELPTKTLRMESSCTRNVPVKRPFRLWTEIPTEEKVHVQGIPGGDPAFFGGLSSVFSRELWKCTGYVPKKFNFKYREFPCWDEDECQEENGAGVLFSMSKESLIAAPASALVAMRSVDDKGTTKDLDSGEAEMKHSQSAVDKDKRLLRPLITSKRRKELFGASKERMKKKVEVADKEEDDDKKVRPASGFKPSETEGLSRDCGIAKNDKSKKAAVEESIDGGLGEGESGNTEIGVECSKEQNLSDVHANGAGKQEEKAGHHFRIVLKSSATEDPSVPARKDVTHNEADKAEERQGTIDDTPGDNAVDSPESSQKPSTREAEEKNCDAVSGKISSRKNQVQKEIGETGAGGAVGQQTLEYNKTTQSSSLPPPDEQKPHPVDMISERTTDLKREVLVSEAEKNSLETKPGSGALEEPSKPCRPVPHTFSVYSRPKMVVSIGKSSSSSATEKSPKPSSTSRNSIPPSKQQPSDGDENANTNDEDCVSSDAIRERDGDDEKSLKEHTKSMQQSRASHSSVSKTRDSSASLKASPAARLNGGSSEASGKHSLSGTFQKNDPMQSITDEEVRERCCYPFAFFFYLSSSLGFDICFINDQLALRLHHQLNSSPRVPRVPRMRQPGSLPLSPTATSFKRTCSSGSKDHTAFSRRKNKDASKEGLRKSRDDDRCSTRSTKSRRPPDWRTTHQDSGSRGGEEKENRKTSYSSRRVLVQPNSTTSSSSGASSSNEHNKPSPHSSPRNNGTPVHQTLPGLINEIMSKGKRMTYEELCNAVLPHWPHLRKHNGERYAYSSHSQAVLDCLRNRHEWARLVDRGPKTNSGKKKRKLDAAEDEESDENESSKGGKKQLHHSQGEEFPKGKRKARKRRRLSLQGKGIKALLKKRNEQVSEEDEEGASSSDTSEESVFCEEEEEEAPTATARQVSASSSEEAESTS, translated from the exons ATGAAAGGAAGGTCACACCACGAGGATTGGGTCGATGGATCTTGGACTGTGGATTGCGTCTGCGGTGTGAATTTCGATGATGGAGAAGAGATGGTCAACTGCGATGATTGTGGGGTTTGGGTTCATACTCGCTGCTCTCGTTACGTCAAAGGAGAGGAGCTTTTCACTTGCGACAAGtgtaagagaaagaagaacGTTGATGATGAAGATATCGAAGAGACCGAGGTTGCTCAGTTGTTGGTTGAGCTGCCCACCAAGACCTTGAGGATGGAGAGCTCGTGTACTCGGAATGTGCCTGTTAAGCGTCCTTTTAGGTTATGGACTGAGATCCCGACGGAAGAGAAGGTTCATGTGCAAGGGATCCCGGGTGGTGATCCGGCCTTCTTTGGAGGTTTGTCGTCGGTTTTCTCACGGGAGCTGTGGAAGTGTACTGGttatgtgcctaagaagtttaaCTTCAAGTATAGAGAGTTTCCATGCTGGGATGAGGATGAGTGTCAGGAAGAAAACGGCGCTGGGGTGTTGTTTTCTATGTCGAAGGAGAGTTTGATCGCTGCTCCTGCGAGTGCTTTGGTTGCAATGAGGAGTGTTGATGATAAAGGAACCACAAAAGACCTGGACTCTGGGGAAGCTGAGATGAAACATTCTCAGAGTGCTGTGGACAAGGATAAGAGGTTGCTTCGTCCCTTGATAACGAGTAAGCGAAGAAaagaactgtttggagcttctAAAGAgcggatgaagaagaaggtcgAAGTTGCTGACaaagaagaggatgatgataAGAAAG TTCGACCAGCAAGTGGTTTTAAACCATCAGAAACAGAAGGTTTAAGTAGAGACTGTGGGATCGCAAAGAATGATAAGTCAAAGAAAGCTGCGGTTGAAGAATCTATTGATGGTGGGCTTGGCGAGGGTGAATCTGGTAATACAGAAATTGGTGTTGAATGCTCCAAAGAACAGAATCTTTCTGACGTTCATGCTAATGGTGCTGGAAAACAGGAAGAGAAAGCTGGCCATCATTTCCGAATTGTGCTTAAGAGCTCGGCTACTGAAGATCCTTCCGTCCCAGCAAGAAAAGATGTTACACACAATGAAGCTGATAAGGCAGAGGAG AGGCAAGGTACAATAGATGATACTCCAGGAGATAATGCAGTTGATTCGCCTGAAAGTTCCCAGAAGCCTTCTACACGAGAAGCTGAAGAGAAAAATTGTGATGCTGTCAGTGGTAAAATCAGTTCAAGGAAGAACCAAGTCCAAAAAGAAATTGGGGAGACTGGTGCTGGTGGAGCTGTAGGGCAGCAGACTCTGGAGTATAACAAAACGACACAGAGCAGTTCACTTCCTCCTCCTGATGAGCAGAAACCGCACCCTGTTGATATGATATCAGAAAGAACTACTGACTTAAAACGAGAGGTGTTGGTTTCGGAAGCAGAGAAAAATAGTCTGGAAACAAAGCCCGGATCTGGTGCACTTGAAGAGCCATCAAAGCCATGCAGACCTGTTCCGCACACGTTTTCAGTATATAGCAGGCCTAAGATGGTAGTCAGCATTGGGAAATCATCGTCTAGTTCAGCCACGGAAAAGTCACCTAAGCCCTCCTCTACTTCCAGGAACTCTATACCTCCCTCCAAGCAACAACCAAGTGACGGTGATGAAAACGCTAATACTAATGATGAGGACTGTGTTTCCAGTGATGCGATCCGAGAGAGAGATGGGGATGATGAGAAATCTCTGAAAGAACATACTAAATCGATGCAGCAGAGCCGCGCTTCTCATTCTTCAGTTTCCAAGACAAGAGACTCTTCCGCTTCTCTAAAGGCATCTCCAGCAGCTCGGCTTAATGGTGGCTCTTCTGAGGCTTCTGGTAAACATTCGCTCTCAGGGACCTTCCAGAAAAATGACCCTATGCAGTCTATAACCGATGAAGAGGTACGTGAGAGATGTTGTTATCCATTcgctttttttttctatctttcATCTTCCCTCGGTTTTGACATTTGTTTCATTAATGACCAGCTTGCGTTAAGACTGCACCATCAACTCAACAGTTCTCCACGAGTTCCTCGTGTCCCACGCATGAGACAGCCCGGTAGCTTACCCCTGTCTCCCACCGCTACTAGTTTTAAGCGCACCTGTAGTTCCGGTAGCAAGGATCACACAGCG TTTTCCAGAAGGAAAAACAAGGACGCGTCCAAAGAAGGGTTACGAAAATCTCGTGACGATGATAGATGTAGTACAAGGAGTACCAAATCGCGTCGCCCTCCTGATTGGAGAACAACACATCAAGACAGTGGAAGCAGAGGAGGGGAAGAAAAGGAAAACCGAAAAACATCCTACTCTTCCCGGAGGGTACTTGTCCAGCCAAACTCGACTACAAGCTCAAGCAGCGGAGCGTCTTCATCCAACGAGCATAATAAGCCTTCTCCACACAGTTCCCCCAGGAATAATGGTACTCCTGTTCATCAAACTTTGCCTGGCTTAATCAATGAGATTATGAGTAAAGGCAAGAGGATGACATATGAGGAGCTCTGTAACGCTGTCTTGCCG CACTGGCCTCACTTGAGAAAACACAATGGAGAGCGATATGCATATTCAAGCCATTCACAGGCTGTTCTTGATTGCCTGAGGAATAGGCATGAATGGGCTCGTCTGGTTGATCGTGGCCCCAAG ACTAACTCAGGGAAAAAGAAACGGAAGCTTGATGCAGCAGAGGACGAGGAGTCAGATGAGAACGAAAGCAGCAAGGGAGGAAAGAAGCAGCTGCATCACTCTCAAGGAGAAGAGTTTCCTAAAGGGAAAAGGAAAGCAAGAAAACGAAGAAGGCTCTCTCTTCAAGGCAAGGGCATAAAAGCGTTACTAAAGAAGCGAAATGAACAAGTGAGCGAAGAAGACGAGGAAGGTGCGTCGTCATCGGATACAAGTGAAGAGAGTGTATTctgcgaagaagaagaagaagaggcccCCACTGCTACTGCTAGACAAGTCTCTGCTAGTAGCTCCGAGGAAGCTGAATCCACTTCATGA